From the genome of Coleofasciculus sp. FACHB-T130, one region includes:
- the kdpA gene encoding potassium-transporting ATPase subunit KdpA has translation MWQGLFQIVINLLIVVAISKFFGSYIASVFKGEKTFLDPIMVPIEKTIYALGGVRNKENQTSWQYARALLYTNLVMGVLVYLILILQQFLPLNPTGLSAPSWDLALHTTISFLTNTDQQHYSGENTFSYASQMLALGYLMFTSAATGLAVAIAFIRGLTGNSLGNFYVDLIQSITRILLPLSILGALLLIILGVPETLAGPQTATTLENGIQIIARGPVAHFESIKQLGENGGGFFAINSAHPFENPNGFSNLLETIAMVCIPASLIITYGIFADNKKQGWLLFGMVFIIFTILTIITAIGEYQGNPLVNNLLGGQQSIPNLEGKEVRFGWAQTALWAITTTGTMCGAVNGMHDSLMPPGGFSTLFNMFLQIVWGGQGTGTAYLFIYLILTVFLTGLMVGRTPEFLGRKVEKKEIVLASVVLLIHPIAVLIPSAITLSFPNTLAGISNPGFHGISQVVYEYTSAAANNGSGFEGLGDTTLWWNLSTCFSLLLGRYIPIIAMLLLADSMAHKQPVPETTGTLRTDTLLFTAVTAGILLILGALTFFPVLALGPIAEAFQIAKGG, from the coding sequence ATGTGGCAAGGCTTATTTCAAATTGTTATTAACTTACTGATTGTGGTGGCAATCAGTAAGTTTTTTGGTAGTTACATAGCTAGTGTATTTAAAGGAGAGAAAACCTTTCTTGACCCAATAATGGTACCAATAGAAAAAACTATCTATGCACTAGGGGGCGTGCGAAACAAAGAGAATCAAACGAGTTGGCAGTATGCCCGTGCCTTGCTTTACACCAACTTGGTCATGGGTGTATTAGTTTATCTAATTCTCATACTACAGCAATTCCTGCCCCTAAATCCTACCGGATTAAGTGCCCCTAGTTGGGATTTAGCACTCCATACAACAATCTCATTTTTGACCAATACAGACCAGCAGCATTATTCTGGCGAAAATACCTTCAGCTATGCCAGTCAGATGTTAGCACTGGGTTATCTAATGTTTACCTCAGCCGCGACCGGATTAGCTGTGGCAATCGCCTTTATTCGCGGCTTAACTGGCAACTCGTTAGGTAACTTTTACGTTGATTTAATTCAATCCATTACCCGGATATTGCTACCTCTGTCCATCTTAGGAGCGCTATTATTAATCATTCTAGGCGTTCCAGAAACCTTAGCTGGGCCGCAGACAGCTACGACGTTAGAAAATGGAATACAAATCATTGCCCGTGGTCCTGTAGCCCATTTTGAAAGTATCAAACAGTTAGGAGAGAATGGCGGCGGATTTTTTGCCATCAACTCCGCCCATCCATTTGAAAATCCAAATGGTTTCTCCAATCTGCTAGAAACAATTGCGATGGTTTGCATTCCAGCGTCGCTGATTATAACTTACGGCATCTTTGCCGATAACAAAAAACAGGGATGGCTGCTGTTTGGGATGGTATTTATTATCTTTACCATTCTGACTATCATTACTGCCATTGGCGAATATCAAGGAAATCCTCTAGTGAATAATCTCCTAGGAGGACAGCAATCTATTCCTAACTTAGAAGGCAAAGAAGTTAGATTTGGTTGGGCACAGACAGCACTTTGGGCAATTACGACAACCGGAACTATGTGCGGTGCTGTCAACGGGATGCACGATTCCCTAATGCCTCCTGGAGGCTTTTCTACCCTCTTTAATATGTTCCTTCAAATTGTCTGGGGCGGTCAGGGAACTGGAACAGCTTACTTGTTCATCTACCTAATTTTGACCGTATTTCTGACCGGCTTGATGGTGGGAAGAACCCCAGAATTTTTGGGGCGAAAAGTTGAGAAAAAAGAAATCGTTCTTGCCAGCGTCGTGCTACTCATCCACCCGATAGCAGTATTAATTCCCTCAGCCATTACTCTTTCTTTTCCTAACACCCTCGCTGGAATCAGCAATCCCGGCTTTCACGGCATCTCCCAAGTCGTCTACGAGTACACTTCAGCCGCTGCCAACAACGGATCGGGCTTTGAAGGATTGGGCGACACTACCCTGTGGTGGAACTTGAGTACCTGTTTCAGCCTCTTACTCGGTCGCTATATCCCGATTATCGCCATGCTGCTGTTAGCTGACAGCATGGCTCACAAACAACCAGTACCCGAAACTACCGGAACCCTCCGCACCGATACGCTTCTATTTACCGCCGTCACCGCGGGAATCCTCTTGATTTTAGGCGCGTTAACCTTCTTCCCAGTTTTAGCACTTGGTCCGATAGCCGAAGCCTTCCAAATTGCTAAAGGAGGATAA